In one Chitinophaga sancti genomic region, the following are encoded:
- a CDS encoding YoaK family protein gives MLCLTAGFVNASGFLGFFVLTTNITGHAALLAVKITEGDLRAVRMVALWLVLFLSGAFCSSLYISKTNAYTLPILAEIVILALVGYFGHTFDKSVVKTEYFAGSLLFAMGMQNALVSMISGSVVRTTHLTGMFTDLGIDLAAAFMKFPRVRKKILLRCTIILFFLLGGIIGGFAFLRFSYHCFYIAGGVLIIAMFYDFFRVNMRLLKKRWTTH, from the coding sequence ATGCTTTGTTTAACCGCAGGTTTTGTCAATGCTTCAGGATTTTTAGGCTTCTTTGTACTGACTACCAACATTACCGGTCATGCTGCCCTGCTGGCCGTAAAGATCACCGAAGGAGATTTGCGTGCAGTAAGAATGGTGGCGCTCTGGCTGGTACTCTTTCTTTCGGGGGCATTCTGTTCCAGCCTGTACATTTCAAAAACCAATGCCTATACCCTGCCTATCCTGGCAGAAATTGTGATCCTTGCCCTGGTTGGATATTTCGGGCACACTTTTGACAAGAGTGTGGTGAAAACAGAATACTTTGCCGGGAGCCTGCTTTTTGCAATGGGTATGCAGAATGCGCTGGTATCCATGATTTCCGGGTCCGTGGTCAGAACGACCCATCTCACAGGGATGTTTACTGACCTGGGGATTGACCTGGCAGCCGCTTTTATGAAATTCCCCAGGGTGCGCAAAAAGATCCTGCTCAGGTGCACTATAATCCTCTTCTTCCTGCTGGGTGGTATCATTGGCGGCTTCGCCTTTTTAAGATTCAGCTATCATTGTTTTTATATCGCTGGCGGTGTGCTGATCATTGCCATGTTCTACGATTTCTTCCGGGTCAATATGAGGCTGCTTAAAAAGCGGTGGACGACACATTAA
- a CDS encoding methyltransferase domain-containing protein, whose amino-acid sequence MISNTTKESVYSTNKNFDQLYPGPIRRISYLHWTPIEIAQQAASFLAVTPGSNILDIGSGVGKFCLNAGYYFNDCNFYGVEQRSNLVSIARQVQEQLGLKNTSFIHGDFTQLDFSAFDHFYFYNPFYENLVDESLHIDDSINHSESLYEYYATYLYNLLDKRPAGTRLATYQSSLTRIPASYQLVKCDIDTLFSCWIKTE is encoded by the coding sequence ATGATAAGTAATACTACAAAAGAGAGCGTCTATTCGACAAATAAGAATTTTGATCAGTTATATCCCGGTCCTATTCGCCGCATATCTTACCTGCACTGGACCCCTATAGAAATCGCCCAACAGGCTGCTTCTTTCCTGGCAGTTACCCCCGGTTCAAACATTCTCGACATCGGCTCCGGTGTTGGCAAGTTCTGCCTGAATGCAGGGTATTATTTCAATGACTGCAATTTTTACGGGGTAGAGCAAAGGAGTAACCTGGTCAGCATAGCCAGGCAGGTACAGGAGCAACTGGGGTTGAAAAATACCTCTTTCATTCACGGCGATTTCACCCAACTGGATTTCTCTGCTTTCGATCATTTCTATTTCTACAACCCTTTCTATGAGAACCTGGTAGATGAGAGTCTGCATATAGATGACAGCATTAACCACTCGGAGAGTTTGTATGAATACTATGCAACCTACCTCTATAACCTTTTGGATAAAAGACCTGCTGGTACCCGGCTGGCCACCTACCAGAGTTCACTTACGAGAATTCCGGCCTCGTATCAACTGGTGAAGTGTGATATCGACACCTTATTTAGTTGCTGGATCAAAACAGAATAG